In Dromiciops gliroides isolate mDroGli1 chromosome X, mDroGli1.pri, whole genome shotgun sequence, the genomic window cttgcctattctaattcctttaattcctttctcttctctgattgctaaagctaacatttctagaacaatattaaataataggggtgataatggacatccctgtttcacccctgatcttattgggaaggcctctaatttatctccattgcatataatacttgctgatggctttaggtagatactatttattattctaaggaaagctcctcctattcctaaactctctagtgtttttattaggaatgggtgctgtactttgtcaaaagctttctctgcatctattgagataattatatgattttggttggttttcttattaatgtggttgattatgttaatagttttcctaatgttgaaccagccctgcattcctggtataaatcctacctggtcatagtgtattatcctggtgatcacttgctgtaatctccttgctaatatcttatttaagattttagcatcaatatccattagggaaattggtctataattttctttctctgtttttgctttgcctggttttggtatcaccaccatatttgtgtcataaaactaatttggtagaactccttcttcacctatttttccaaataatttgtataatattggaattaattgttctttaaatgtttggtaaaattcacccgtaaacccatctggccctggggattttttcttagggagttcattaatagcttgttcaatttctttttctaatatgggtttatttaaggattttatttcctcttcagttaacctgggcagtttgtatttttgtaaatattcatccatttcaattagattgtcaaatttattggcatacagttgggcaaaataattcctaattattgatttaatttccacttcattggtggtaacatcacccttttcatttttgatactggtaatttggttttcttctttcttttttttaatcaaattaaccaatattttatctattttattggttttttcataaaaccagctcttagttttattgattaattctatagttttttttgctttcaatcttattaatttctcctttaattttcaggatctctaatttagtgtctaattggggatttctaatttgttctttttctagctttttaagttgcatgcccaattcattaatctcctctttctcttttttattcatgtaagcatttagagctataaattttcccctaagcactgctttggctgcatcccatagattttggtatgttgtctcattattgtcattctcttggataaagttattgattgtttctatgatttcttgtttggcccattcattctttagaatgaaattatttagtttccaattgattttcattctacttttccctggctctttcttacatgtaatttttattgcatcatgatctgagaaggatgcatttactatttctgcctttctacatttgactatgatgtttttgtgccctaatacatggtcagtttttgaaaatgtgccatgtactgctgagaaaaaggtatattcctttctatccccattcaattttctccagacatctatcatgtctaacttttctagtaatctattcacctctttcacttctttcttatttattttttggctagatttatctaattctgagagggggagattcagatcccccactagcatagtattactatctaattcctcttgtaactcatttaacttctcctctaagaacttggatgctataccacttggcgcatacatatttaatattgatattacttcattatctatagtacctttaagtaagatgtaatttccttccttatctcttttaatgagatctatttttgcctgcactttgtctgagataaggattgctacccctgccttttttactttagctgaggcataatatattctgctccagccttttacctttactctgtgtgtatctctctgcttcaaatgtgtttcttgtaaacagcatattgtaagattctggtttttaatccactctgcaattcgtttccgttttatggcagagttcatcccattcacattcacagttattattactgtctattctcctccattctatttaccccctttgtactccaCCCCCTTAttccaccctattcctcctcaccaaagttttacttcttacccctgcctccacCAACCCTCCCTTTTTAccaccccctccctttcctttacccttttttcccttgcttttaccctctcttctatcaatcccccccaccccattccccttacccttttactgccctaaagaataagctaagtttctttatccaaatgagtgtatatgtttttccctctttgaatcaaatctagtgagagtagggttgaaacaatgttcacccctcccttctttccctctattgtaataggtttttttcacatcttcatatgatgtaattcaccccattccacctcctctttcctcttctccccataaactccctttttaaccccttaattttctttatatcatgacATCAAAGAGagtttataccctctgtgtataatccttctgtctgcccaaatatatatacagttctcaagagttataagtattattttcctgtgtaggaatgtaaacagtttaacctcaagagaagtttaaaaaggtatacagggggaaaaagttactcaataaggttaaactgtttacatcactACTTAATTCTTAATCACATTACTTCAGACCATGTTGGTCAGTAAACATCTTGTTAACCCACCCATTCCccctttttatttaaaacaaaatcaacttACTCACCCCTTCTCAACATGCCTAAATAATCTGAAAGTAGCAAAATGGCAGTTTCGCCAATATTTTACTAAAAACCCTATTTTCCCCAAAGTTAGACCCAGGGGATTTTCTTCATTAATCAGGTGTTACATAGGAACTCCCTGATTGCTTACTGAACAGTTCTGGAAATTAAGGAATACTTACCCTTCTCATTGTCTTCCAGTTATTAACCTTTTAGGATTAGAAGGGTTAATTTACAACATAGAAAAGCAATCACATTCTAATGCCAAACTCAGACTCTGAGTAGTTCACAATGTGAAAATATCCTGCAGTAAAATTCTGACCTTCCCAGCTTGGCTAGACCACGGGAGGCAAAATGATCTTAGAATGAGCTTTATcagttaaaaggaaaaagaaaagagactttCCTTCCAGAGAGACAAGTACAATGCTTGCCATACACAGAACACAATAAAacacacagacagacaaacaCCTGTGAGACAGCACCCTCAATGTTtaggttatttttttcctgtctacCTTACTAGAGCCCTGGGTGAGAGTGTGTGAGAGAGCcctgggaggaggagaaaaaggagtgaGGAGAGATGGAATTTCCTTCCAGCCAGTCCCACAGGCTAGGCTTCCGATAATAGAAGGAATCCTCTGAAGGGGAgaggcttttttttccttctgcatgGTTCCCTCAAGTCTGAGTTCAAACTTAAGGCCAACAAAGCTAGTGTGTAGGGGATCTCTTTGAATTTTCCTTGTGCCTGCAGGGTAAGTCCAAATGCAAAATCATGTTATGATTTAGGTTCCTACTTAATGGCCATAATTCTTGGAATTCCAACTGATAGTACTGCCAGGCAGTGTTTGTAAGGTTGAATTAAGCCTAATTGTTCAGTTTGCATCTCAGAGGGGAATCCTTCAGCATCCTGCCTCCCTGTCCCATGAGAAGTAGGGTTGTGTGAGTTGCTACCTGGATATTGTCCCTGTGTCCAGGGAAATATCAAACACCGAATCCATCATTCTCTTTGCTAAAATCCAATAGCTTTGATAAATTGCCTTCTCAGCCTCTAAATATACTGTCCCTTTTAAGGCAATCAgagttagttgacttgcccagggtcacacagcttgtgtctgacGCCATGATGCAGTCACGTCCgactgactccaggaccagtgctctgtccactccCCTATATAtcccactttctcttttcttgtgTCTCTCCATACTGGCATTCCAAATCTTACAAGTtaatgttaatatgaatgtatggatcattTGGATTGGATGGAGGttccttattatccaaaagaatttttttcatgaaaccctaggttaataggagcaaattgTCCTTCAACTAAAGTCCAAACTGAAGCCAGATAGCTAGCTGATAAAAGTCTCTAcatggtgacttctttcctcaggatagtaagtccctgtCTCATAGGGATATATGGGAAACCTCATATTTGCCAAACCctcttttggaatcctgtaatcttatcatgatggtTTGGGATTCCCTCCATActttttataactgaaattgttaaactgcctttgcttatATCATACTATGGAAACTGACAACACTGTTACCCATGGACAAAAAAACCCTTACATACCCTCAGAAAGGTGGAATCTTTGAGCCCTTTTCGGAAGGGTCTCCACAcgatcatggttctttcttcttgggacaaaataaatggTTATGATGTTTTTCCTagccattctctgatctggtttctgtgagttACTTACTTCTGgtaggagaggcagaaatagccttctctgatctgggtgaacacATTGAAGGAGATATTACTGATGTCTCTGACCTGGTTATTATCTTATAAGaggatgggtatgaaaactatttaatttttcaaaactaGAAAGCCCCAGAGTTTGGATGATAAATGCCCCTCAGGTTCTGATGTTTTAGGTTCTAATGACCCTCCCTGATCCCAtactctggcctcagtttccactccCCATCAGGACATTTACACACAGGATGAAGTCCTAGCCCTGACATAGAGTGTGATCTGCAGGTTCTAACATTGTCCCAGGAAGGGTGACTGGCAACCTCAGCCTTGAATGTTCTAGGGACCATCAGAGACTTGCCATTTTGGGTTCTAAAGACAATCACGACAAATTGGGTcaatgtataatttttatttcttattatttcagTTATAAAGATAATATGCAGGGGTCTTTCTATATCACGATATCAAAATAGAAGGCACCCCCTTGAGAGctctttaaacatttgttttcccaGGGCTGTAGCGGCCCCCCCACCAACCCCTTACTCCTCCTCAATGCTTGTTGTAGAGGCCAGGGGCAAGCAGCAGAGGAACCAGCTGTGGAGGAAGAGGCTGCAGCTGCCCAGGAAGGCCAGAGCAAGAGGCAGAGACCTAGGCAAGGAGTGATGTATGCGCATGCGTGGGATGATGCTACTCCCTTCCCACACATTAATGTGCCCATACATACGTGACCACACCACGGCACGTGAGACATTCGACTCCATGCCCCCAGACCCCTCTCCCTACCATCCCAGAGCACTAGACCCGCAGCTCAGCAGTTCTGGCCATTCGCTGCCCCCTCTAAACTGAGCCTGAGAGGTGGCCGGGGCCAGGGCGGAGGTCAAATGGTAAAGGTCCTGCTCCCAGCAGCCTCCTCGGTTGATACAGCGCCATCTTGGTTCCCTTAACAAGAAAACTCTTGCTGGGGAGCACTTGGTGGGAGGAGCTTCCGGTGACACGCCCCTCGAGTGACAGTTCTGTTGAATCGCCTCCAGTACTGAGAGGAAAGGACCCGCCTCTGCGGTGAGTACTGATGGACAGACCTTGTCTGAGCCAAGACACTCCCACGCGTGCCCTTCCCAGTGTCCAGATCTGCGTGTGGGGACAGAAGTGACAGAGGTGACCAGCAGCATGTTTGGTGCCTCCAGAAGCAAGTCCGTAGAGGGGGTCAACAGGGACAACCCTGAGGAGAAGAGGTCCTACAGCCAGCCTGGGCTCTTTGCTCAGGGGCCAGGAGAAGGCGTGCTGGCATCCCCATCCAGGCCAGTGCATCTGTCTGCCTTTGGGGCGAGCTTATGGGGGCCACATAGGACAGTAGGGCTTCCAGGCAGGGGAAGGGGCAGCAGTACCCATCAGTTAAATCGCAGCTCATCCCAAGGCACTGGGTTACCAAGCCACCTCTCCCCAACAGCAGGGGTCCCAAGAGGGTTGCTCCAGTGGCCTCCACCTCCCAGCAGGGGCATATTACCTGTGAATCTCAGGAATAGGAGGAACCTCTCTCAGGTGGGCCAGGGCACTGGAATGGCCAGCAGGTCAAATAGCATGAGCAGCTCAGGGTTGGGTAGCCCTTACAGAGGCTCACCAAGCATGATCTCTATGCCAGGGCAGCCACCCTCCAGACAAGCTTTTCCTGTCAACACCGTGTCTGGGTTTCAAATGAACAGGAATCAGGCATTTGGAATGAAGAACTCTCTGTTGAGTGACATTTTTAATGCAAAAGATAGAAGTGAAAGTGTGGCAGGATTGGAATTTTCTGATTTCCCACCACTAGCCAATCACAACAGAATGGAAGGAAGTGGTAATAGAGCTCCATTTGTAAGTCCCTTAGCTGGGAGAGCTCcttatattagaaatgaaaaaataccAGTAAGGGAGCAATCTCAGGAGTTTTCAATACACAAGAAGGATTTTCCTGCATTGCCAGGCTCCAGCTTTAAAGATCCAACAGAGAGTAATGAGGACAGTAAATCTAATTTGAATACACCTGGGAAGACATCTTCAAGTCCAGATGGACCTAAATCCCCTGGAGACAAAAGTTCAACAACACAAAACTACAACCAGCAGGAAAAAGGGATTCAGGTGTTACCTGATGGTCTGGTTACTAACATTCCTCAAGGGATGGTGAAGGACCAATTTGGGATGACTGGCTTGTTGGCATTCATTAGAGAagcaaagacaaacccaggaatggAACATCATGCATTAGGAAGTGACTTTACAACACTAGGCCTCAATCTCACCTCTCCTGAAAATCTCTATCCCATATTTGCATCACCCTGGGCATCTTCACCTTGTCAACCTCAAGACATAGACTTCCATGTTCCATCTGAGTACTTAATGAACATTCACATTAAAGATAAGCTGGCTGCAATAAACCTGGGCCTATATGGAGAAGATCTACTCTTCTATCTCTATTACACAAATGGAGGAGACATGTTACAGCTTTTAGTAGCAGTAGAGCTTTTTGACCGAAATTGGAGATATCACAAAGAAGAACGAGTATGGATCACCAGGGTCCCAGGCATAGAGCCAACAGTGAAAACCAGTACATATGAGAGGGGAACATATTACTTCTTTGACTGTCTTAGCTGGAGGAAAGTAGCTAAAGAGTTCCTTCTGGAATATGATAAATTTGAAGGAAGGCCTCATATGCCCTCATCTGTCAACTACAACCCTGCTCAGCACGCCTTCTAAAGACTTCCCTTTTCTTGGGCTATGGCTGTCTCAGCACAATACTCACCTTTTGAGTTCCTGCCTTACAACTAaatttgtcattgtttttctctattttgagcaGAGTCTgaacttttccatttcttttggacTGCAGACATTGATATGTAATGACAGAAAAGTACACTGACAAAAGTTTACCTCATAGTTtccaaaatgtaaaaaataaaagaaaaacagaaaacccaacaaagaaaccaaaaattTGAGGACAAAATGCACATTGTTCATTGTAGcactattgtttaaaaaaaataaaaagtttgtgCATTTTTATGGGAACATTCTTCTCTTATTTCATTAGGAAAAATGAGCAAGGTCTCCTTCCTATATCTGACTTCCTCCCTTAtgtttttgaaaatcattttttcgCCAAGGTTGAATGCAAGAATTGCAGACTGTTTAGGAGAAAGATATGGATACaagctctgcttggtttctagGGTCGTGTTATTattactgaatttcatctttctAGAATGACCAAAACTCTGTCCAGTCTTTGTTATGAtatcttaataaatgtctacattttttcaacatttttggaTATCCCATGAataaaggtgtgtgtgtatgaatgtgtatattttatatatatgacatctattttggaaaatgttggtaacattttaatttctatggcCTAGTACTGTGTGACAAATATTATCATCCAAAAATTCATGTAATACCTTTGTGAAAGGCAGGTAGTGACAATTTCCCTGCTGTGTAATGATTTCTTACCTCCTTTGCTCTAAGGAGCTTGGACCTCAGCCCCTACCTTTGAAACTGATCAGATAACAAGGTTTAAGCTAAAATGGGAAGGCTTTCTTAGGTTCCAAGCCTTTTTTGGCATGCAGGTAAAGAATCTGGCTAAATGCTGACAAGTGTGTGGCCCTTTTCACAGGAGTTAAATAATTCTCAATTTGGATGGCACATGGAGATATTTATTCTTCCATATAATAAGCACATTAACCAATAACCAATATTTTCCCATATCTAATCCTTATGTAACATTAGATTTAATGTCTTCCTAGAAATTTATCCTAAAAGATTGCTACAGAGGATTAAGTAGACGATTGTCTAACCTTATTAGTTAGAAACTGAAGAAATTGTTGGAAAGTCATTCTTAGGACTATGTAACCCAATGGTtagagactaatttttttttctgggtcttaACAAAACCAAATCACTGCCTTTactgaaaata contains:
- the LOC122734105 gene encoding CCR4-NOT transcription complex subunit 2-like; its protein translation is MFGASRSKSVEGVNRDNPEEKRSYSQPGLFAQGPGEGVLASPSRPVHLSAFGASLWGPHRTVGLPGRGRGSSTHQLNRSSSQGTGLPSHLSPTAGVPRGLLQWPPPPSRGILPVNLRNRRNLSQVGQGTGMASRSNSMSSSGLGSPYRGSPSMISMPGQPPSRQAFPVNTVSGFQMNRNQAFGMKNSLLSDIFNAKDRSESVAGLEFSDFPPLANHNRMEGSGNRAPFVSPLAGRAPYIRNEKIPVREQSQEFSIHKKDFPALPGSSFKDPTESNEDSKSNLNTPGKTSSSPDGPKSPGDKSSTTQNYNQQEKGIQVLPDGLVTNIPQGMVKDQFGMTGLLAFIREAKTNPGMEHHALGSDFTTLGLNLTSPENLYPIFASPWASSPCQPQDIDFHVPSEYLMNIHIKDKLAAINLGLYGEDLLFYLYYTNGGDMLQLLVAVELFDRNWRYHKEERVWITRVPGIEPTVKTSTYERGTYYFFDCLSWRKVAKEFLLEYDKFEGRPHMPSSVNYNPAQHAF